The following is a genomic window from Streptomyces sp. BHT-5-2.
AGGGCGGCGGCCGTGGCTTCTTCGGCGGTGGCGGCGGCTGGCCGTTCGAGTTCGGCGGCAACCAGTACAACGGCGACACCGGCTCGTCCAAGACCACCTACAAGGCGATACAGACCGACGCCGCGCTCAACCCGGGCAACTCCGGCGGCGCCCTGATCAACATGCAGGGGCAGATCATCGGCATCAACTCGGCCATGTACTCGCCGAGTTCGTCGGACAGCAGCCAGGCGGGCAGCGTCGGCCTCGGCTTCGCCATCCCGATCAACACCGTCAAGGCCGACCTCGACACGCTGCGCAGCGGCGGCAACGGCGGGAACAGCGGGGTCTGAGCAGGGCCGGGCGGGCCTCCGGCCGGGGGCGCCGCCGGGCGGTGGAGAACCGCGGAGGGTTTTCCACAGGGCGTCCGTCCGCGCGGCATCCGTGTCAGGCTGAAGCCAGCAGCACAGGTCCAGCCGGCCGTCAGCAACGTCATCCGAGGTAGTCACGCACATGAGCCCCGCCGAGCACGGTGATCACCCCGCCCGCATCCTGATCGTCGACGACGAGCCCGCGGTCCGCGAGGCGCTCCAGCGCTCCCTCGCCTTCGAGGGGTACGGCACCGAGCAGGCCGTCGACGGACTGGACGCGGTGGAGAAGGTCGCCGCCTACGACCCCGAACTCATCGTGCTGGACGTGCTGATGCCCCGGATGGACGGACTGACCGCCGCCCGCCGGCTGCGGGCGAGCGGGGTGACCGTGCCGATCCTGATGCTGACCGCGCGGGACACCGTCGGTGACCGCGTCACCGGCCTCGACGCCGGCGCCGACGACTACCTCGTCAAACCCTTCGAGCTGGACGAGCTGCTGGCCCGGATCCGCGCCCTGCTGCGCCGCAGCGCGTACGCGGCGGCCGGCACCGCCCGGCCCGACGAGAGCGAGCTCCTGGGCTTCGCCGATCTGCGGATGAATCTCGCCACCCGCGAGGTGACCCGCGGCAACCGCCCGGTCGACCTGACCCGCACCGAGTTCACGCTCCTGGAGATGTTCCTGGCCCACCCCCGGCAGGTCCTCACCCGCGAGCAGATCCTCAAGGCCGTCTGGGGCTTCGACTTCGAACCGACCTCCAACTCCCTGGACGTGTACGTGATGTACCTCCGCCGCAAGACGGAGGCGGGCGGCGAGCCGCGGCTGGTCCACACCGTGCGCGGGGTGGGCTACGTCCTGCGGCTGGGGGGCGGTGCGGAATGAGCGGCACCGGCGACGCCCACCCGGCGCACGGCCGACCGATGGACGGGCAGGAGACGGACGGGCCGGCGGCCCACGAGCAGGCGGCCCACGGGCCGGCGGCCCACGGCCACCCGGCGCAGGGCCATGACGACCACGAGGCGCACGGCGTGCCCGGTGGGGAGACCTCGCCCCCGACGGGCGGCGTGCCCGGGCTGACGCGGTTCCGTCAGCTGCCGCTGCGCTCCCGGCTGTCGCTGCTCATCGCGGTCGCGGTGGCCTTCGCGGTGGCGCTGTCGGCCGCCGCCTGCTGGCTGATCACCCGCGACCGGCTCACCGAGCAGCTCGACACCACCCTCAGCACGGTCGACGTCCCCGGCGACTACGTCCAGGCGCTCGGCGCCCGCTGCGCCGGCACCCCGCTCAACGTCCGCTTCCAGCCCACCCCGTACACCATCCAGCTCGTCACCCCCTCCGGCTACGTCTGCACCTCGCCGAACAAGCAGCCCATCCCCGCCCAGCGGGCGGACGAGGCGGTCGCCGACGGCCGGCTGGCCAGCGCCGTCCACACCACCAAGGACGAGAACGGCACCCCGATGCGGGTCTCGACCGTCCCCTACCGCGGCCCGCTCACCGACATCCAGGGCAACCGGCTGGCGGTCTCCGTCGCCGCGCCGATGGACCAGGTCACCGACCCGCTCAACCAGCTCGCGCTGGTGCTGCTGGTCGTCGCCGGGGTCGGGGTGCTGGGCGCGGCGACGGCCGGGCTGTGGGTGGCCAGGGCGGCGCTGAAGCCCGTCGACCGGCTGACCGCCGCCGTGGAGCACGTCGCCCGCACTCAGGACCTCGCCATCCGCATCCCCACCGACGGCGAGGACGAGATCGCCCGCCTCTCCCGGTCGTTCAACGCGATGACCGCCGCGCTGGCCGCCTCCCGCGACCTCCAGCAGCAGCTGATCGCCGACGCCGGCCACGAGCTGCGCACGCCCCTGACGTCGCTGCGGACCAACATCGACCTCCTGGAGCGCAGCGAGCGCTCCGGCCGCCCGATCCCGGCCGCCGACAAGGAGGCCCTGCTCGCCTCGGTGAAGGCCCAGATGGGGGAGCTGGCGGCGCTCATCGGCGACCTCCAGGTCCTCTCCCGCCCACCGGAGACGGGCACCGCCGGCGGCACGGCGGCCGTCCGGGTGGTCGCCCTCCACGACATCGTCGGCACCGCGCTCGAACGAGCCAGGCTGCGTGGCCCCTCGCTCACCCTCACCGCCGACCTCGACCCCTGGTACGTCCGCGCCGAACCGCCCGCACTGGAGCGCGCGGTGGTCAACCTCCTCGACAACGCGGTGAAGTTCAGCCCCTCCGGCGGCACGGTCGAGATCCGGCTGACGGGCGGCGCGCTGACCGTCCGGGACCACGGCCCCGGCATCCCGCCCGAGGAACTCCCGCACGTCTTCGAGCGCTTCTGGCGCTCCCCGTCCGCCCGCAGCCTGCCCGGCAGCGGTCTGGGCCTGTCGATCGTGGCCCGCACGGCCGAGCAGGCCGGCGGCGGCGTACGCCTGCGCAACGCCCCCGGCGGCGGCACGGAGGCCCTGCTGACGATGCCGGGCGCGCCCACCCCGCCGCCGGACATACCGGGACGGGACGACGCGGGAGGCGAAGGGACGCCGCCCGGGCAGTTCCCCGGGCAGCCCCCCGAGCGGTGACGCCCCGGCCGGCTACTTCGCGGGTGCCTTCTCCGCCGTCCTGCCCTTGGCCGCGTCGCCGAACGGCAGGTCGGTGCCGGTCAGGTCGGCGTGGATGCCGTCGCTCTCCACGGTGATGTTGCGCAGCCGCACATCCCCCGGCGTCTTCGGAAGCTGGAAGGAGAGCGCCAGCCGGTCCGCGAGCTGAGGTTTCGTCAGGCCGGTGAGGGCGCCGAGCACCTTCGCGTCGATGCCGACCTTCTGGAGCAGCCAGGGGTGGTCCATGACCACGTCGACGAGGTTGACCTGCATCAGCTGGTGGACGAAGTGCGGCGAGCCGATCAGGTCGTGCAGCTTGTCGTCGCTGCGCAGGGCGTCGTCGAGGTACTCCTTGGGGATGCCGATCCGCTGGGCGATCGCCGGAATGCTGAGCATCGCCTTGACCTTGGCGGCCTGCCGGCTCAGCTCCGCGGCGCCCTTCCGGGTCAGCCGCAGGCCCTCCTCCTCGCCGGTGCCCGGCCGGTAGATCGCCATGTCGCCGATGTCCAGCCGCATCTGCCCGATCTCGGTGGAGATCCCCCGGTCGCCGATGCGCCGGATGCGCGCCTCGGCCCGTACGCGCAGGGTGTGCCCCGCGATGGGCAGCCGGCCGTCGGCGCGCACCCCGTTGGCCCCCAGCGCGCTGAACTTCACCTGGGAGGCGCCCAGTTCGCGGTTCATGTCGTCGAAGGCGAGCAGCACGCTGCCGTGCATCTGGCCGATGGTGGCGCCCTTGATGGCGCTCGGCAGATCGCCGTCGAGCCGGATGTCCCGCGCCGTGGCCGCCACTTTCGCCAGCGAGACCCGGTCCGCCGCGACGTCCGGGATCACCACGTCGACCTGGTCCAGCCGCTTGTCGAAGACCTGGGTGAGGAACGGGAAGCCGTGGATGTCCACCTCGGGCCGGGCGTGCAGGTGCAGGGCCGTCTTCACCTGCTCCTCGGCCTTGTTCTGCGCGTACAGCACGGCGAACCGGTCGCCGAGCGCGAGCACCCCCGCGCAGGCGGCCAGCGCGACCAGCGCCTTGATGGTGCGCGGGACGGCGGCGAAGCGGCTGACGCCCCGCTTCAGCTTCCGGTGGTTCGGGGGCGACCAGGTGTCGTCCTCGTCGTCCGAGCGCAGGCCCAGCCCCAGCGGATCGTCGTCGGTGGCACGGTCGGCGAAACGGCCGCTCCCGTGAGGTGACGGGTCGTAACCCGCCGTGTTCCCCGACCCGTTGTGGCCGCCACGTACGTCGTAGCCGCCCTGACCGTCGTAGCTGCCGCGACCGTCATAGCCGTCGTGACGGTCGTGGCTGCCGTGACTGTCATAGCCGTCGTCACGGCCGTCATGGCTGTCCTGGCCGTACGCACCCGGCTCCGGGTCGGCGAGTGCGGCCAGATCCGCGTACGGATTGGCCGGGCCGACCTGCGGGAGTTCTCTGGTGTCGCCCTGCGGATGCGCTCCGAAGCCGTCCTGCTGCGGTCTGTGCGGATGCCCGGCTATGTGGGGCTGGTCGCCGGCCTCGGAAGCGGAGGCGGCCGGGCGTGCCGCTGGGGACGAGGGTGACGACATGCGGGTGGGGGTTCGCATCAGCACATCCCACCATGAGCGGCACCCGGCAGCGCAAGTCATGCTCACGGAATGTGAGGAACGCGAAAGACGTCCGGCCGTCCTTGGCGAAATCTTGCCGCGCTCTTGTGCCCCGCTGAACTACCGTCACTGAACCACCGTCGATCTTGACCGACACCCCGGCGGGCTTCCGCCGCCATCTTCGCGCCCCTCTGGAGGAGCCCGTGATCGTCGTCACCGGAGCAACCGGCAATATCGGCCGCCGTCTTGTGGACCGCCTGCTGGAGGAGGGCGTCGCGGTCCGCGCCCTCACCAGGGACCCCGCCCGTGCCGCCCTCCCCGACCGGGCCGAGGTGGTCCGCGCCGACCTCGCCGAGGACACCGACCTCGCCCCGCTCCTGGCCGGTGCCGACGCCCTCTTCCTCAACCTCGCGGCCGGCGGCGCCGAGTCCGCGCAGCGGCTGATCGACGCCGCCGTGCGGGCGAACGTCCCCCGCATCGTCCTCAACTCCTCCCAGGGGGTGAGCGACACACCCGCCGACGAGACCAACTTCATCTCCCGTATGCACGCCACCGTGGAGCGCGCGGTCCGCGCGTCCGGCGTGGAGTGGACCTTCCTGCGCGGCGGCAACTACGCCACCAACGCGCTCGGCTGGGCCCCGGCGATCCGCGCGACCGGCGTGGTCCGCGACGCGCACCCGGACGCCCAGGGTGCGCCGGTCCACGAGGCCGACCTCGCGGACGTCGCCGCCGTCGCCCTCCTGGACCGCACCGGCGCCCACGTCCACCGCATCCACCGCCTCACCGGCCCCGAGGTGCTCACCAACGCCCAGCAGGTCGCCGTCATCGCCGAGGCCGTCGGCCGCCCCGTGCGCATCGAGCGGATCTCGGAGGAGGAGGCCGCGGAGGCGATGGCCGGCCCGCACTTCCCGCTGGCGGCCGCCCGCGAACTCGTCGGCCTCTTCGGCTCGACGGTGGACGCCCCGGCCTTCCCGGTGACCGACACGGTCGAACGCGTCACCGGCCGCCCGGCCCGCACCTTCGCCCAGTGGGCCCGGGACCACGCGGCGGACTTCTCCTGACGGCGACGCCCGGTTGTTCTTCGCCGGGTACACGAACTACTTCCTGTGGACGCCGCAGCAGCCCGCGTTCGCGGCGACGTTGCGTTGCCGCACCTGAAGCGGTACGAGTCGGGCGGGATGCCCGACCGGTTCGTGGAGCACGCGGAGGAACTGTGGGCGGGGGCGGCGGCGGTGTGACCTCGATGCCTGGAAGAGCCGTCGTGCGGCCGTGAGGGTCGTTCGTACCGTTTTCGCGGCTGACGCCCTCCGTGTGGTCGTGGTGTACGCGGCCATACAGGAGGGTGCGGGCCCCGGTCCCGATCGGGCCACGTTCGGGTATGGGCGGGGCCATGAACGTAAAGCGCAGCCCAATCCCGTATCCGGGACCCGTTAAAGATCCTTTCCCTGCCGTGGCTCCCGGCGTACTCCTGAAGCCTTGTGTGTGATCGGACGGGGGGAGCGGGATGAGCGGGCAGTTCGGCGTCGAGCCGACGGCACTGACGGATCTGGCGGACAAGTTCGACCTGCAGGCGACGGATCTGGACGGCCCGATCCGTTCCTTCGCGGCGACGTCGGCGGAGGTCGGGGAGGCGTTCGGGATCCTCGGTGCCTGCGACGGCGCGATGGAGAAGTACCAGACGCTGCTGAGCAGCACGATCAAGGCGCTGGGTCAGCTGCCCCAGGTGCTCAACAGTGACGCCGACCGGCTGCGGATCAACGCGTCCCAGTACGCGGAGGCGGACCAGGCGGCCGTCGGCCACCTCCAGGCCGTGCCCCGTTACCAGGCGGTGTGACGGTGAGCGTCAACAGCTGGATCGACGGCAAGGTCCTGGAGATCCTCCAGGCGTTCGGTGTGGAGTTGCCCGGCGGCAACGGCGACACGCTTCGCGAGATCGCCCGCGGCTGGGACGCCATGGGCAATGACCTGACCAAGGTCGTAGGGGCTCTCGACCGCGCCGTCGACGGCGTCGACAAGCAGGGCTGGCACGGCGCGGCCCGGGACGCCTTCGAGAAGCACTGGCAGGACCAGAAGAAGACCGTCACCGACGTCGCGAACAACTTCCACCATGTCGCGGACGGGCTGCGGGAGTTCGCCGGCGAGATCGACAAGATCAACGAAGAGATCATCGACATCTGCGTGCAGATCGCCGAGATGGAGGTGCTCGGCGCCGCGCTGTCCGTGTTCACCGGATTTCTCTCCGACCTCGTCGCCAACACGGCCGTCGCCGCGAAGGTCGCCAAGGTCGTGGACCTGGTGAAGCTGTTCACCTCGGCGGCCGAGAAGGTGGCGGCGCTGCTGGAGCGCTTCGGCGGCATGAGCGCGGAGACCGCGGCGACGTTGGAGAAGATGCTCACCGCGGTGGCCCGGATCGGCGGCAAGTTCCTCATGAAGGGCGCGGAGAGCTTCGCCACGAACTTCGTCGCCGACTCGGGCAGCATGATGATCAACCAGGCGCTCACCGGTCAGCCGGTGACGGTGGGCAAGGATTTCAAGACCGCCGGCAAGGAAGCCGCGGGCACAGCCGTGTTCACCGCCGGCGGAGCGTCGTTTGCGGAGGGTGCGAAGCTGACGGGCGCGGTCGGCAAAGTGCTCAGCGGTGAGGGCCGGGCGGGCAACACCGTCAATGGTGCGTTCGGCAATGTGGTCGGCGGTCTCACCGCCGATTTGACGGACGACGAGAAGGGCGGTGCGGACACCGTGTGGGATGTGGGGACGAACGCCGTCACCGGTGCCCTCGGAAACCACGCCGGCGACCGCCTTCTCGGCGGCATGGAGGGGCACAGCCTCGGCGGCGAGAACGTTGCCGAACACCACAGGTTCAAGGACACGATGTACCGGGACGGCTTCGGCACCGGACTCAACACGGCGATCTACGAAGGCGGCGGCGGGATCGAGTCCGACCTCCAGGGCCTCGACAAGGACATGGACGAAGCCGAGAAGGAGGCGGGTTAGGCCGTGCTCCAAGAGGCCGGCACCGTGATCCTGGCCGGGGTCGCGCACATCCCGAAACACGATCCTGGCTGGGGCGGCACGTTCCAGTTGCTCCTGGGGTTCTTCGTCGGGTGCCCGATCACCGTTGCCGGTGTCTACCTGACCGTCGGCCTCTGGCGCGTCAAGGAAGGGAAGACCTGGTTCAACCATCTGTTCGGGCCGCTGGTCTTCGTCATCGGTCTGGCCGTCGCCGTCCCCTGTTTCGGCTTCGCCTTCCACCTGCTGTGACGCGTGTGCCGACCGCGGCGGCCCCGGCCGCCCGCCGCACGGGCGGACGGCCGGGGCCGTAGGTGTGGGGACGGGCGACCCGAACGGCCGCCCGCAGGCGGCTACTTCACCACCGTGATCCGATCGGCCTTCGGCGGGGCGAGGGGGTTGGTCGGGGACGAGTGGGCCGTCAGGTAGGCGGTGAGGGCGTCCAGGTCGGAGGGGCCGACGTACTTGTGGGTGCCCTGCTTCAGCGCGGGGAAGCCGTCGCCGCCACCGGCCAGGAACTCGTTCATGGCGACCCGGTAGGTCTTGGCGGGGTCCAGGGCGGCGCCGTCGAGCCTGACCGAGTCGGCGACGACGCGGGCGGCGCCGGTCCTGGTCATGTCGAGGGTGTAGGTGAGGCCCTCGGAGATCTGGAGGATCTTGGGGGACGCCTCGTTGGGGCCGCTGACCTGCTGCTGGAGGGCGGTCAGGAGCTGGGCGCCGGTCAGGTCCACGACGTTGGTCATGTTGGTGAACGGCTGGACGGTGAACGCCTCGCCGTAGGTGACGACGCCGTCGCCCTCGTTGCCCGACGCCTTGTACGCGAGGTCGGAGCGGATGCCGCCGGGGTTCATCAGGGCGAGTTGGGCGCCGCCCTTGTCGGGGGCCCTGGTGGCGGCCCGTTGGGCGTCGGCGACGAGGTCGCCGAGGGGCTCCTCGGGGGTGCCGGCGCCGCGGCCGTTGATGTCGGCGGAGATGTACCCGACCGGCTTGTTCGCCACAGGCGCGGCCAGCTTGTTCCAGCGGGCGATCAGGGACGTCATGTCCGCGGCCTTGGGCCCGGTGCGGTCGACGACGTGGTTGGCGGCGTGCGGGCCGTGGACCGCCGTGCGCACGATGTCGTGGGTGCGGCGGTCGTAGGTGAGCGTGGTGTCGGTGTAGAGCCGGCCGTAGGAGGCGGCGGAGGTGACCGTGCGGGGGTGGCCGGCCGGGTCCGGGATGGTGCAGGTGTAGGACTGGTGGGTGTGGCCGGTGACCAGGGCGTCGACCTTGGGGGTGACGTGCTTGGCGATGTCGACGATCGGGCCCGAGATGCCTGCGCCCGGGCCGGGGCTGTCGCAGTCGTAGTTGTACGACGTGGAGGCGGGCATGCCGCCCTCGTGGATCAGGGCGACGATCGCCTTGACGCCCTGGCGGTCGAGGATCTTGGCGTACTTGTTGATCGTCTCGACCTCGCCGTGGAAGGTCAGACCCTTGACGCCGTCGGCGTTGACGATGTCCGGTGTGCCCTTGAGCGTCACGCCGATGAAGCCGATCTTGACGCCCTTGTGCTGCCAGACCGTGTACGGCTTGAGGATCGGCTTGCCGGTCCGGTCGTCGGTGACGTTGGCGGCGAGGTAGGGGAAGTCGGCGCCCTTGAAGGTCTTCCCCTTCTCGTAGCAGCCGTCCTTGGGGTGGCAGCCGCCGCGCTGCATCCGGGTCAACTCGGCCCGGCCCTCGTCGAATTCGTGGTTGCCGACGGAGGTGACGTCGAGGCCGAGCCTGTTCATCGCCTCGATGGTCGGCTCGTCGTGGAAGAGGCCGGAGAGCAGCGGGCTGGCGCCGATGAGGTCGCCGGCCGCCGCGGTGACGGAGTACGGGTGGCCCTTGCGGGCGGTGCGGAGGGACTGCGCCAGGTACTCGACGCCGCCGGCCGGGATCGTCTTCCGGGACCCGTCGGCCTGGAGCTGCTCGACGGTGCCGGAGGAGCCCTGCGGCGGTTCGAGGTTGCCGTGGAAGTCGTTGAAGGAGAGCAGCTGGACGTCGACCGTGCCGGCCGGGCGGTGGGCGCGGCCGCTGTCGGCGCCGGCGGGCCCGGCGGTGGCAGCAGGGGTCGCGGCGTAAGCCGCTCCAGTGGAGCCGGTGCTTGCAACGGGGCCCGCGGCGGTGGCGAGCACGGCGGCGCCGGCCGCCAATCTGCGGGCGAGACCGTGGCGTTGGGATGTCGGTGGCATGGTTCCCCTCCGTTGATGCTGCTGAGCGGGGGCAGCATATTGTCGACGCGCGTAGCGGAACAGGGGCGGCGGCTCACGGCCCGGTGGCCGGGCGGTGGCGATGCGGGGCGCGGCGGGCGTCCGCGCCGCCTCCATGACGCCGCGGCAGCGTCGTACGCTTCAGGCATGACTGACGCTGCACAGGAGATGGGCCGGGCCGGACGCAGGATCCAGGTGGTCGACGAGCTCGCGCCGGAAGGGGCCGCGGCCGTCCTCGAACTGATCGAACGGGCCGCGCGGACGGACGGGCAGCCGGCCGTGTCCGAGCAGGGACGGCTCCAGCTGCGGGGCGGCCGGCGGGTGGGCGTACGGCATCTGCTGGTGTATGCGCCGGGAGAGAGCGGTGAGGAGCTGGTCGGTTACGGGCAGCTGGAGGACACCGACCCGGTGGAGGCGCCGGCCGCCGAACTGGTCGTCCACCCGGGGTACCGCGGCCGCGGCCACGGCCGGGCGCTCGGCGGCGAGCTGCTGGTCCAGTCCGGGCGCCGGTTGCGGGTGTGGGCGCACGGCGGGCACCCGGCCGCCCGGCATCTGGCGCAGACGCTGGGCCTGACGATGTTCCGCGAGCTGCGGCAGATGCGGCGGCCGCTGGCCGACCTCGACCTGTCGGAGCCGGTGCTCCCGGAGGGGGTGACGGTGCGGACGTTCCAGCCGGACGGCGACGACGCGGCCTGGTTGGAGGTCAACGCCGAGGCTTTCGCGCACCATCCCGAGCAGGGCTCGCTGACCCAGCGCGACCTCGACGACCGCAAGGCCGAGCCGTGGTTCGACCCCAAGGGCTTCTTCCTCGCCGAGCGGGACGGCCGGCTGGTCGGCTTCCACTGGACGAAGGTGCACGCCGAAGAGGGCCTGGGCGAGGTGTACGTCCTCGGGGTGCGGCCGGGCGCGCAGGGCGGCGGCCTGGGCAAGGCGCTGACCTCGATCGGGCTGCGGCACCTGGCGGCGCAGGGGCTGGCCACCGCGATGCTCTACGTGGACGCGGACAACGCGGCCGCGGTGACGGTGTACGAGCGGCTGGGGTTCGAGACGCACGAGACGGACCTGATGTACCGGTCGGAGACGTGATCCCGGGGGCGGGGCGGTCGGGGGCGGTGTCGGCCGCCGCCCCGCCGTCGGCACACCGCCGTCATGCCTCCCGGGCCCGCTGTCCCTGGGGCTGCTGCTCCTGCTGGTGCCCCGGCTCCCGCCGGTGCTCCTGTTTCCGCTGGTCGTGCCACTCGCGCGCCAGCATCGCGTAGATCACCTCGTCGCTCCACCCGCCGTCCAGGAACTCGTTCTCCCGCAGATGGCCCTCGCGGCGCATGCCCAGGCGCTCCAGCAGCCGGGCGGAGGCGGTGTTGCGGCCGTCCAACTCGGCCTGGATCCGGTGCAGTCCGAGCTCCTCGAAGCCCAGCCTCAGCAGCGCGCGGGCGGCCTCGGTGGCGTAGCCGTGGCCGGCGTGGTCGGGGTTGAAGACGTAGCCGATGCGGCCCTGGCGGTGCTCGCGGCGCGTGTAGACGAACGTCACGTCGCCGACCAGCGTGTGGGTCTCCCGCAGCACGACGGCGAGCTGGAGGAAGTCGCCGGACTCGCGCAGCGTGGTGCGGGTCGCCTTCTCGGCGACGAAGGCGCGGGAGGCGGCCTCGTCGTGCGGGCCTCCGTAGAGGTAACGGCAGACCTCGGGGCGGCGCCGGTAGGCGTGGACGGCATCGAAGTCGTCGTGGCGCACCGGGCGGAGGTCCAGGCGCTCGGTCCGCAGCGGGTAGTCGGGGGTGAACGGGAGCGGTGGCAGCGGGGGTATGGAGGACGTGGAAGGTCTGAGCACGCGCTCAGCGTAGGCAGCGGGCGTGGACGGCGCAGCGGACTTTCCCGGATGCGGCCGTGGCATCGGTCCGACTTCCGATTCCGATGCTTTGCCCGCATTGGCGGCTGTGAAGATCGTCGAGGGGCGGGCCGGCCGGGCGGCACCTGGGAGTGGTGTCCCGCTTGCCCGGTCGCCATGTCCTCGTTACCAGCGGTTCAACATCAGTTGCAAGCATCACTGAATGCAGCCCGCTGTGCCGAACGTCCCCAGTCCGCGGCTCGAAGTCGCGCCGCCGCCCTCTGGCGCGCCTGGAAGCGCCCGAGCGCGGAAGAATAAGGACATGAAGCAGCAGCGCAGCGCTCAGGCCCCGGCCCAGCCCGAGATGCCCGCCCAGGAACCGCCGAGGGCGGCAGGTTCTGCGATGCCGCAGCCCCCGGTGCAGCAGCCCCCGGTGCAGCAGCCGTCCGTGGGCTCGATCGCCGCGCACCGCCCGCACGCCGTCCGGCGCGCCGTCTCCGGGCTGGAACCCGACCTGGACGCCGATCCGGACGCGTACGACGACCACGGCGTCCCGGGTGCGAACGGCGAGGAACTGCCCAGCGGCCGCTTCCTGGACCGCGAGCGCAGCTGGCTGGGGTTCAACGAGCGGGTGCTGGAGCTGGCCGAGGACCCGGCCACCCCGCTCCTGGAACGCGCCAATTTCCTGGCGATCTTCGCCAGCAATCTGGACGAGTTCTTCATGGTCCGGGTCGCGGGCCTCAAGCGCCGGATCGCCACCGGCGTCGCCACCCGCTCGGCCTCCGGGCTCCAGCCCCGCGAGGTGCTGGACCAGATCTGGACGCGCTCCCGCGAGCTGATGGCGCGGCACGCCGCCTGCTTCCAGCAGGACGTCGCGCCGGAGCTGGCCGATCAGGGCATCCACCTGATCCGCTGGCCCGATCTGGCGGAGAAGGAGCAGGCCCGGCTGTTCACGCTGTTCCGGCAGCAGATCTTCCCGGTGCTCACGCCGCTGGCCGTGGACCCCGCGCACCCCTTCCCGTACATCTCCGGGCTGTCGCTGAATCTCGCGGTGGTCGTCCGCAATCCGGTCAGCGGGCATGATCACTTTGCGCGAGTGAAGGTTCCCCCGCTGCTCTCGCGCTTCCTGGAAGCGTCCCCGCAGCGCTACGTCCCCATCGAGGACGTGATCGCCGCCCACCTGGAGGAGCTGTTCCCGGGGATGGAGGTGCGGGCGCACCACATGTTCCGGGTGACCCGCAACGAGGACCTGGAGGTGGAGGAGGACGACGCCGAGAACCTCCTCCAGGCCCTGGAGAAGGAGCTGATGCGGCGGCGCTTCGGGCCGCCGGTCCGCCTGGAGGTCGAGGAGAGCATCGACCCGGCCGTGCTGGACCTGCTCGTCCAGGAGCTGAAGGTCTCCGAGGCCGAGGTCTACCCGCTGCCCGGGCCGCTCGACCTGACCGGCCTGTTCGGGATCGGGGCGCTGGACCGCCCGGAGCTGAAGTACCCCAAGTTCGTGGCGGGCACCCACCGCGACCTGGCCGAGGTGGAGTCGGCGTCCGCGCCCGACATCTTCGCCGCGCTGCGCAACCGCGACGTCCTGCTGCACCACCCCTACGACTCCTTCTCCACCTCCGTGCAGGCGTTCCTGGAGCAGGCCGCCGCCGACCCGAACGTGCTCGCCATCAAGCAGACCCTCTACCGCACCTCCGACCACTCCCCGATCGTCGACGCCCTGATAGACGCCGCGGAGTCCGGCAAGCAGGTGCTCGTCCTGGTGGAGATCAAGGCGCGCTTCGACGAACAGGCCAACATCAAGTGGGCCCGCAAGCTGGAGGAGTCCGGCTGCCATGTCGTCTACGGCCTGGTCGGGCTCAAGACCCACTGCAAGCTCTCCCTGGTGGTGCGCCAGGAGGGCGAGACCCTGCGCCGGTACTCCCACGTGGGCACCGGCAACTACCACCCCAAGACGGCCAGGCTGTACGAGGACCTCGGGCTGCTGACCGCGGACCCGCAGGTGGGAGCCGACCTCTCCGACCTCTTCAACCGCCTCAGCGGCTACTCCCGGCGGGAGACCTACCGTCGGCTGCTGGTGGCGCCCACGTCGCTGCGCGACGGGCTGGTCAAGCGGATCAACAAGGAGGCCGCGCACCACCGCGCCGGCCGCCCCGCCTACGTCCGGATCAAGGTCAACTCCATGGTCGACGAGGCGGTCATCGACGCGCTCTACCGGGCCTCGCAGGCCGGGGTGCCGGTCGACATCTGGGTGCGCGGCATCTGCGCGCTGCGCCCCGGGGTGCCCGGACTGAGCGAGACCATCCGGGTCCGCAGCATCCTCGGCCGCTTCCTGGAGCACTCCCGGGTCTTCGCCTTCGGCAACGGCGGCGAGCCCG
Proteins encoded in this region:
- a CDS encoding RNA degradosome polyphosphate kinase, with amino-acid sequence MKQQRSAQAPAQPEMPAQEPPRAAGSAMPQPPVQQPPVQQPSVGSIAAHRPHAVRRAVSGLEPDLDADPDAYDDHGVPGANGEELPSGRFLDRERSWLGFNERVLELAEDPATPLLERANFLAIFASNLDEFFMVRVAGLKRRIATGVATRSASGLQPREVLDQIWTRSRELMARHAACFQQDVAPELADQGIHLIRWPDLAEKEQARLFTLFRQQIFPVLTPLAVDPAHPFPYISGLSLNLAVVVRNPVSGHDHFARVKVPPLLSRFLEASPQRYVPIEDVIAAHLEELFPGMEVRAHHMFRVTRNEDLEVEEDDAENLLQALEKELMRRRFGPPVRLEVEESIDPAVLDLLVQELKVSEAEVYPLPGPLDLTGLFGIGALDRPELKYPKFVAGTHRDLAEVESASAPDIFAALRNRDVLLHHPYDSFSTSVQAFLEQAAADPNVLAIKQTLYRTSDHSPIVDALIDAAESGKQVLVLVEIKARFDEQANIKWARKLEESGCHVVYGLVGLKTHCKLSLVVRQEGETLRRYSHVGTGNYHPKTARLYEDLGLLTADPQVGADLSDLFNRLSGYSRRETYRRLLVAPTSLRDGLVKRINKEAAHHRAGRPAYVRIKVNSMVDEAVIDALYRASQAGVPVDIWVRGICALRPGVPGLSETIRVRSILGRFLEHSRVFAFGNGGEPEVWLGSADMMHRNLDRRIEALVRVTDPAHRAALNRLLETGTSDTTSSWHLGPDGDWTRHAVDADGTPLRNVQEMLIDARRRRRGPAT